A genomic stretch from Antarcticibacterium flavum includes:
- a CDS encoding YetF domain-containing protein has product MENSTVTSIGVLCAVIGAIIIALSATLAQGIVGVALIFLSWYFLKISRRNKNFTLPGKRAILLMKDSKIFQENLSKVNLTEKDLRMKIQKLNLPAENKILAVVWERTGELSVLHSDKETEVDEQILEGVER; this is encoded by the coding sequence ATGGAAAATTCGACAGTGACATCTATAGGAGTCCTATGCGCTGTTATTGGAGCGATTATAATTGCCTTATCTGCGACCTTGGCGCAAGGGATAGTTGGAGTGGCATTAATATTCCTTTCGTGGTATTTTCTTAAGATTTCCAGAAGGAATAAAAATTTTACTCTCCCTGGTAAAAGGGCGATTTTACTAATGAAGGATTCAAAGATTTTCCAGGAAAACCTAAGCAAGGTTAACCTTACAGAAAAAGATCTTAGGATGAAAATTCAGAAACTCAATTTGCCTGCAGAGAATAAAATATTGGCAGTAGTTTGGGAACGAACAGGGGAGTTGTCAGTCCTTCATTCAGATAAAGAAACCGAAGTTGATGAACAGATCCTTGAAGGAGTAGAGCGGTAG